In the Triticum aestivum cultivar Chinese Spring chromosome 2B, IWGSC CS RefSeq v2.1, whole genome shotgun sequence genome, CCACGGTGTAcgtaaaggcgctactgctaaactacctagcagtagcgcccttcTATTTAACGCGCTGCTTCTATAACTAGCTTCGTGGCGgggtcgtgggaattatagcagtagcgtgtcTTAGAGGTggcacgctactgctacttttctttCAGCAGCGAGTTCTGGTGAAGCGCGTTACTGATAAattgcagcagcgccttattttaaaactCGCTGCTAGTAAGatcctgtgtataggcttttccctagtagtgatactaGGGTCACTATGTCTTGTCTATGTACTCAcaaatgtactaagttttcggttaatacaattctagcatgaataataaacatttatcatgatataagaaaatataaataacaactttattattgcctctagggcatatttccttaacaTGGAACATTCATCTAGTGTCCACAATGTTATGGAAGAGAAAATGAAAATAGAGGACAACCATGCCAAGTTGGTTGTGGATGTCCCAGGAGAAGAGTGCTCAAGAATACAACTATCCATAGAGTTGGAGGGACAATGAAGAGAGAAGATCTTTGTTCTAGGCAGCAACATGGGAAATTTGAAGCAAGAGCTTGGTGCAATGGAGGATGAGAACACTAAACTGAAGGAACGAGTTGGCATGTTGAAGCACACCCTGGTTGCTCAAGCCAGTGTCATTAGGAATTTGAAGTTACACATCTGAAAGAGAAGGAAAAACTCAACACTTAGAGGAGGAACTTGGAGTTTTGCATTGTCGACCTCATGAAAGCCAGTCAAAAGAACAAGatcaagctcaagggcaccaaggccATTTGTGATGAAGAATAAGATATAATCTGATTGTCTTGGTCATTATGTATCTTTTGAACAAAACTTTACTCTGAAACTTTAATATGGCTTGTTAGATTGAGTATGTGACCTACGGTGTGTGATGAATCCTCTGAATCATGTTTAGTTTGAGTATGTGAACCTTCTTGATATGCTTATGAGAACTAATATAGTTTGAGTGTGTGAACCTTCTTGTAATTTAAATATGATGTTGTTGGATGCATTAATATTAGGTCTTCCATCAACGCTGATACACCCTAGATGGTTAAATTAGGGTTTTAGTTGTTTCGTCGACGCTGATGCACCCTAGATGCTTAAAGTAGGGTTTGTGGGGTTCCATTGACGCAAAAACATCCTATATGGTTAAATTAGGGTTTTACGTGTTCTGTTGACACCGAGGCACCTGATAGGTCTcaaacatatctacaatttttaaTAATTTCATGGCATGCTTATATCATTTTGGCATAGTTTTGACACCAATTTTTATTATTGTTTGGAATAACCTATTAATTCAGTGTGTAGtgttagttgttgttttctgcatgtttttatattttcaaaaaaacTCAATTTTTTCGAGCTAGAAAATCCAGGACAATCAGGAGAAGTTCTGTGTGGGGAAGCTTGTTTCTGTGCGTGCTTGGATTCAAGCCCTCGGAAGATCATGTTTACATGCCAAATGTCCTTTGGGGATGTTTTTTGCCTTGTCTCGCCTAAGCCGCCACCTTTGCCCGTGGGACGCAGAAGATGGTTCCTCGGCGGAGTGAGGGCACTTTCATTTCTTAGGAGCCTTTGTGCAAGGTTTCTAATGAAATCCTTGAATGTTTCTCTTTCTTGATGAACACGCTTTGAGCATTAGAATTGAGCTTGTTCATATGTAGCACGAGCCGAATGGCAACCGCAATGGCGTGAATTAGACTAGTAATCCTATACTCAATGTTAACTTCCACCTCCGCTTTCTTACGCAAGGGTACAAGATTTGCGGAGTTAAGACGTACACTAGAAATTGGATAaacatggaaggggggggggggtgtccagAATAGGTAAATGGCTTCCATAACGTCCTGGTTACCTCgatattcttttttttcttttggaaaaGGTGCCGGTAAAGCCATCCGGACCAGTTGCCTTGTCTCCCGGCTTTCGGTTGACAACATTTCCCATAACGTAAGAATAGGTAAATGGCTTCTATAACGTCATGTTTACCCAgatattctttttatttttttggaaaaagGCAACGGTAAAGCCGTTCGGGCCGGTGCCTTGTCTCCTGGCTTTCGGTTGACAGCATTTTCCACCTCCTCGGCGAAACGGTTTATCAATGCCCTGAAATTCAAGCCCTCTATAACAATCTTGGGATCAAAATCGCTTCTCCAATGTAATTGGTAGACGAAAATCTTTCTACTTATCAAATTTCGATATCCTTTTTACTCGCAAAAAAAAATCCCATATCCTTTTGTTTAGCATCCTTCCTTGCCTTAATTAATTATTAGGTTATAAACGTTCTCATATCCGATCACAACCGGAGCATCCTGCCAAGGAGATGGAGGCGCCGAAACAGCAACACGTTGAAGTGAGCTGGAAGCCGCATGAATCCCTTCACAAACGTCGCTGCGGCACACAGCCTTGAGCTGGACGCGGGCCGGGTGACGGCGGCGCCTCGTCGCTCACCGTCCAAAACAAAGACGAGGACCGGACCCACGTAACGGAAGGCCACGACCGTTGCTACTTTCTACGGGGTGGATCAAGTCACCGAATTCTTTTCAGGAGATACTCAACTGAAGAATGCTTTTTGTGGGCCACTAGCAAAAAATATATCCTACGGGATACCAGCAGTAGCGCATACTACTACTATGCTAGCActgttgtctcaaaaaaaaaagttgtctcaaaaaaaaaaaaactactatGCTAGCACTAGTGAACATACAAGTTTCTTCGCAGTGGATTGCATCCTTCACGCACAAATAGCACTACGCCCGTGCCCGGACAAAAAGAGCAAATTATCTTTCTTACTTTTGGCTACGAAAAAAGAGAGAGGAATCAAGCAAAAAGGATGGTACTAGATCAGCAACATATGCTTAGGTGAGAAGGGTTTTACATCTGCCATGCATTTCCATTTCGTTTCTGCCCTTTGGGACCAAGCAAATCGATCGGTCCCTGGCCACGGCGAGTGAATTGCAAAAACATTGACACTTCAGGCTAGGTTTGCAGGAACCACACATTTACGGAATTGTGCCAAAAAGCactaatttttttcataattttttgcaaaaaaagtagtcACCGGCTTAGGCCGTTATGAGCACGATTATGACAGATGGGTCCCGCCAGAAAGGGTGACGTGGCAAAAAAATAGTCAATTACATCCCGCTACAGTTTTATTTTGCAAAAGGACCCCTGAaaaaaaaaagcaatcgggtcctccAGACCCGTGGTGCACGCCGGCGGCCAATCCCAATTACATCCCAGCGCCCTGGTGGTGGACGCCGGCGGCGGGGCACAGGGGAGGTCCGGCGTGATCTGGGACGGGCAGGAGGGCGTGGATCCAGCGGCGGTGTCGGTTAGGACGGCGAGGCAATGGAGCTCCAGCGGCGGCTTGAGCATCAGTGGCCATGGATGAGCTCCGGCTGATCCAGCTTGGGCATTAGCGGCCATGGATGAGCTCCGGATGATCCAGCTTGGGCATCGGGCAGCCATGATTGAGCTCCGGCATCGTCGGCTTGAGCATCAGGCACGCATCAGATAGAGATGGGAGAGATTGGGGAAGGTACCGACCTCAGAGAGAGATGGGAGAGATAGGGGAGGGCACCGCCGGCAGCGGAGCTCACGATCGAGGGACATGGACCGCACCTCCATGCCCACCGTCAGTGGACTTGCCTCGTTGATGCGCAGCTCCGGCCGGAGCTCATCCATGGCCGCCGTTTGTCGCGCCTCCTCTTCTCCTTGCCGGAGCCGATGCAGGTGAGAAACAAGGGGAGGCCGAGGCCAGGCAGTGGGAGGAAGGTGGGGGCGGGGGaatagaggaggagaaggagaaggaggcggGGCGTCGCAGAGCCGTCGTCCATGCCGAgctcgccggccgggagctcgTGCGCACGGCTGAGGAGATGGCCTTATCCTCTCAGGCTCTTTTTCAAATCAGTCCCTGTTATTCTGTCTATTTGTGAACCGTTATGTTGTGCCACGTCACCCCTTCTGGCGGGACCCATTTGTCATAATCATGCTTAAAACGGTCTAAGCCGGCgactagtgttttttgcaaaaaattatgaaaaaaaattaaTGCTTTTTGGCACAATTCCGTAAATGTGTGGTTCCTGCAAACCTAGCCTGAAGTgtcgatgttttttgcaattcactcggcCTCGCCCTCCGATCGTGGCAGACCACAGCAATATAAAAATCACGTTTAAAATTGCCCGACTTTGGAGTAAAACATTGCCAGAATTTCTCTCCCCTTCTCACTGATATTATATGCCACGTTGTGAGAATTTAATGCCAACAAAACTTTCATTTCAATCCATATCCGTGATCTCTAAGGAAGGTACACTGTTGCTGTCCAGGAATGATAAGAAAGACTTGTCTGCTTCCGGAAACTGATAATGTCCACCAACCACCACGCCGTATATTTGTGAATCGAGATTCCCCGTCGTGCAGCTTCTAGCAACAAAGCCATGAGCAATTATGGAAGTGTTAGCCGCAAAATAGCTTGGTAATTAGAGTACTGATCATACATtgatgattgcatacatgtatCTTATTATCTTCTTCCACTTCGGTATTGTTCTGAACTCACTGGTTTCTGAATTGCTGTGTGCGAGGAAACTGCTGGATTTTGTGTGCCAATGAACTGCTGAATTTTTCCACGCAAGCTTATTACTTCAAATGCAAAATTTAGATGATATTTTCTATTTAGGATGGATTGCAGATATGGCATAATATTTCAGCCTCAGAAAAGGCAGCTAGGGCATGGACAGGCGAAGAAATGTCCAGGAAACTGCATACGTTGCAACTGTATCTAGTTTACACATATGGCATGATTTGCTGAATTAATTACACATATATATTTTTCCAGATACTCCTGTGACTTGTGATTGGACCAACCACGGCAGCATACCCGTTCGCCAACGCCTGACATAAGCATTCGGCGGCTCCGCAGCGTCATGGCCGGATTTTTCAGAAGCTCCCACTACACAATCAAATTGATTATAAGAGACAGGAACGTTAATTccaagtgcatttaatgcactcaaGATTTAGTCTTTGCGTACATAAATAAGTGTATATCCTGCGCGTCAAGATAAAGATCGTTGATAACATACTAGTGCTTAGTGGCTAAGTACTTGGTTGCATTTTTTTCCCTCAGTAACAGACAgaactattactccctccgtcgtGTATATAAGATCGGTTTTCAAGCTAGTTGTAGGACGGAGGTACTTATTATTGATAAACTTATATCAACGGTAGACATTTCTGTAAGGTAAACTCAGGACAACCGTAAAAAGGATGCGGACTACTCGTGTAAGAGAAAACAGTCACAGTTTCTCAAAGCATTTTCTCTGAGCAAAATGCAAGTGGAATATATGGTGGTACATACTGTTCTACACTGTCAAACATTTGGATTTCTTCCCCTGGACAATGTCAAATCAGTTTGTATTTTACTATACAAGTCTTCTACCTACCGTCTCCGTTAGAAATTTGTCTCGTCAATAAACTCCGTGGATTCAACTACTAGGCCTGATTAGGCACTGCATAAAAATAGGGCATTTCACGTGCCATTTTGTGCGTTGTTCAGTACCTGTACGTGTCCGGTTAGTGAGAAAAGAATCTTGACACTGCATAAAAAAAATTGACCCTCCATTCGACAACGCAGACCGGTATGCTTTCACTCCCGAACTCGTCGGCCGTTTTTCTGAACTTTCTGTGGCTGCATATGGACGGCCTCGCTAGAAACAGCTAGAAGTTAACGCTCGTTGTTACTGGTATCTTTCACGGCGACTGTACAAGTGGAATTCTGGGACGAATTATCGGCCGCTCTTTTTCTCGGTTACACACAAAAACAGCAGTGACACTGACGTGTGCACTACTAACCACCTAACGGTGTGTACATAATCATTAGCAACAAactctgtgtatgtgtgtgtgtcaaATAGAATTAGCATTTATCATTAGCAGGTTAACATTTGGTGATTACACAGTGCTTATCCTGAAGTAGTGTCATTAGCAACCAAGGATTAAAATCACGGAAGAAATAATTTAGCAGCGGGAAATGCTCCATCTCCGACGATTTCAGCGTTTTCTCCCGCGATTCACAATAGCACTCAAATTGCGGGGCAGTTTCCGAACGGAGATAGCGCCATGAATTGTGTCGGTTTCATCCGCTATTTTAAGTGTTAGcaacttatttttattttttttctgggATATGTAGCAACCTATTAACACTTGAGGCTTGCAGTTGTTATCCAGGATGTTCTCATGAGCGATTCATTCAGACATGATTAGCCGCTTGGTAGCAGCATTAATTTACTGCCTTGGAATTACTACTAAAGCAATTAATTAATAGCCATCTGACGCTATATAAGCCCACCCCGCCCGGTCTTCCAAACCCCAAACCATTCAGACAAAATCACTTCTAACATCTCGATCTAGCTCTTCCTCCTGCTCAGCTCTCGTTCCATCAGGGTCTTCCACAGCGTAGCAAGGCAAGCTAGTAGATCCCGGAGAGGGTGCAGCCATGTCGGACGTGACGGCGGTGATGGATCTGGAGGCGGAGGAGCGGCAGCTGGCACTTCCGCCGGGGTTCCGGTTCCACCCCACCGACGAGGAGGTGGTCACCCACTACCTCACCCGCAAGGTCCTCCGCGAATCCTTCTCCTGCCAAGTGATCACCGACGTCGACCTCAACAAGAACGAGCCGTGGGAGCTCCCTGGTGAGTGCAGTACTACTCCTCCACAAGAGCGTTCTTCGATTTGATTTGCAGCGCGCTCATGGCCGGTTCGTTTCTTGCAGGCCTGGCGAAGATGGGCGAGAAGGAGTGGTTCTTCTTCGTGCACAGGGGCCGGAAGTACCCGACGGGGACGCGCACCAACCGGGCGACGAAGAACGGCTACTGGAAGGCGACGGGGAAGGACAAAGAGATCTTCCGCGGCAAGGGCCGGGACGCCGTCCTCGTCGGCATGAAGAAGACGCTCGTCTTCTACACCGGCCGCGCCCCCAGCGGCGGGAAGACGCCGTGGGTGATGCACGAGTACCGCCTCGAGGGCCAGCTGCCCCATCGCCTTCCCCGCACCGCCAAGGTACGGCCGGCAAGATTCGATTGTCCCGGCCCGTCTCCGTCTCCGTGTCGATCGGTCGAACCGCCGGAGCATCCGGAGATGCTGCTGGACTGGACCACGCGCTCACATGTCGCGCTCCCGATTTGCTTCTCGTTTCTTATTCTTTTCGTGTTGTTTTCTCAACCTGCCTGTTGCGTGCGCGCAGGATGATTGGGCTGTTTGCCGGGTGATCAACAAAGACTTGGGGGCGAGGAATGCTCCACGGATGGAGGATCCGCTCGCCTTCCTCGATGACTTGCTCAACAATGATGACTTGCTTAACAACGCCGACCTGCTCGATAACGCTGACCTGCCGATGCTCATGGACTCACCGTCTGGCGCCGACGATTTCGCCGGCGCTTCGAGCTCCACCTCCAGCGCCGCCCTGCCGCTTGAGGCGGACACGGAGCATTTGACTATCAAGATGGAGCCGCCGCAGCAGATGCAGAGCCCAAACTCCTTCATGCCGGCGACGGCCAACGGCAATCTTGGCGGCGTCGGGTACTCACCCTACCAGGCTATGGGCGATCAGCAGGTCGCGATCCGCAGGTACAGCAAGCCGAAGGCGGAGGTAGCGTCTTCGTCCGCGCTGCTGAGCCCTTCGCTGGGCTTGGAcacggcggcgctcgccggcgcggaCACCTCGTTCCTGATGGCGTCGTCGCGGTCGTACTTCGATCTGGAGGAGCTGTTCCGGGGCGAGCCTCTCATGGACTACTCCAACATGTGGAAGATATGATTGAATCCATCCATCTATTCGATGGATTGGAGCGTCTCAGTTTGCTGGTAACAATAGATGGTTATTTGGTTGATGCTAGCTCTTCGATCGATTAGTTGCTTCATTAACTTTGATTAAGGATTGTGTTCATTAAGGTATCCTGGTGTGTTTGTTGATGCGTGCAAGGCATAATGATGGCCTGTGAGCGGAGGGAGTGCTGATTAATCTTAGAACGTGGTATCAAACTACTAGGAGTCATCTGTAGTTTGTACATAGTTACCTGATTGCCATAATACAGTTTAGTGATTAGGGGGATGAACCCGATCAAGTTGGTTGATAAATATATTTAATTGTGTGTTGATGGAGCTGAATTGTTCCTTGTTGCTACCTTGTTTGTGGGAGCTTAGATATGACATCCTtagaaaacatctagatgtgaattagacaaactattTATTTATTCTACCATTAATCGTACATGCCATGGTTGATTCAGGGGTATCGGTTACTTACGGTACCATCCTATAATCACGATTAGCGATCCCCGATTGTAGATGCGTTTACCAAGCAAAATATACCGAAACGCCCACTCACTGAGCCAAGGTGCATTGTAGTTCCGTCACATTCCTTGTAGAGGTCATATGTTTCATTTTCCTACATTTTTGTTCACTGGTTACACAATTATAATGGCCCCGGTTTCTCTACGGGTTTATTAACCGGTTCCAAAAGTAGTGGTCAGGATGGTTCGAACCTGCGAGTAGTTCCACGTGCTTTTCTTGGAGAGGTCGTCTGTTTAATTTATCtaccaatttttttccaaatataGCAAAAAAATGATCGAGATGTTTCGATCGCACGACCTATACAACATTAGCGGAGATATATATGGCAAGCTGGGTGGGCCACATGGTCAAATTTGCTCTCACACCTCGCTGATTTTCATTTACACTGCGGGGGTCACAACCCATGTAGCCTTGCTGTAGCTCCGCCCCCGCCGAAGGAGTATAGAGGAATACAGTGAAACCCTTCGAGTGCATTAACAAAATGTTCGTACTTGATTGGACTTTAACCTATCGTTTCCTCTGATTGAACTCGGTTCTTCATATGGGGATTGTTCTTAAaattaaattgttgttgcaattcTATGGATGGCCTGTGTGGGGCGTAAGATGATTTTCCCCTAAcgcctggcggctagggtttctctcCTCTTAGGCGATCTCCATCGTCTTTGAGTTCTACCCGGACAACCCAGCACTGATCGACCCTGGTACTCGTCCGTCCTCACCCCCCTGCTCTCGTTGCCTCCGCACCACGACAGCAACGGTGATGGCGTCCCCCTCCGACGCCCACTCCGCTACCGGCGGCAGCGGCGCCGCCGCGGCTGCACGATCGGATCTAGGTGATTTTCTGGAACAATTGGATCTGAACGACGATGATTTCGCTGATGTGGAGATCGATGTGGATGGCCCTGAGATCCAAGAAAGCGTCCGCTGGCTGGCCCTAGCTAGGGTTCAGACTAGGAGGAACTTCAGCCCGTCAGCCTTCTATAAGGACATGAGGGCGGCATGGAACCCCGCCCAGGAAGTAAGATTTCGGCCAGTTGGCCCGAATCGATTCGTTGTCCAAGCATCTTGTTTGGGGATTGGGAACGCATGATGAAGCAAGGCCCTGGCTCTTCCGTAACATGGCGGTGCTCTTGTGCCCGTATGATGGCTTTAGCAAGGCGGAGGAGGTAGAATTCTTTCATATCCCCATCTGGTTGCAGATTCACAAGCTACCGGATCCTTACTGCAAACAGAACATCATGGAGAAGCTGCTGAAAGATGCTGGAGAAATTATGGAGATGCGTTTGAACGAAAACACACGTGGTGACTATGTTAGGGTTAGGGTGCGGCATGATATCCGTAACCCCCTCACAAAGTTTGTAAGTGTCGTTCGTGCAAAGGAGCGCCAGGTCTACCTGGTTCGATATGAGAAGCTTGCTAGGTTCTGTAAGTTTTGCGGACTGATTGGTCATGATCACAAAGAGTGTGGCCTGGGCATCCATGAGGAGAAAGACCTCAAGTTTGGAGACTGGATCTATGCAGATGCTCCCAATATGCCTAGACCAGAAGATCGGTCTACTAAAGCAACAGGTTACGAGCCTAAGATGGCTGATGATAAGGTGACAGGCAAACCAGAATCGCAATATGCACCATATGATGCTGAAGTGATGGACACAGCAACGAGCCTGATTAAGAAAACTAGCAACAGAACTGATGGAGTTCTTGTTCCAAAGAGGAGGCTGAACTTGGAGGAGGCCGGGAAGCCACTGGGGGTGTTCCTGGCGCCCCAAAGACGGTGTTGGCCATTACTGATGGTCAGGAAATTGAGCCGGTGGGGGAGGCCTCACCTACAGGAAGTAACTCAAGCAACAAGAAGTTGAAACTAAACCCGGACAGCGATAACAATGAGATATCGGCGGCCTCCCTCGAGGAGGACCGCCGGACGCAATGAATATCCTGTCATGGAACTGCCAGGGGGGGGGGGACCGCCGGACAGTTCGTGAGGTTTTGGCCCTCTCAAAAGCCAACAACCCCAAACTAGTCTTTCTCTGTGAGACTAGGCAAGAAGCATCTAAAGTGGAGAAATTGAAGTGGAGATTAGGCCTAAAGGGCTTTCATGGTGTTAGCAGTGATGGACGTAGTGGTGGCCTTGCTTTGTTCTGGGAGGAGACGCTGTCAGTGATAGTGCTCG is a window encoding:
- the LOC123040591 gene encoding NAC domain-containing protein 92; its protein translation is MSDVTAVMDLEAEERQLALPPGFRFHPTDEEVVTHYLTRKVLRESFSCQVITDVDLNKNEPWELPGLAKMGEKEWFFFVHRGRKYPTGTRTNRATKNGYWKATGKDKEIFRGKGRDAVLVGMKKTLVFYTGRAPSGGKTPWVMHEYRLEGQLPHRLPRTAKDDWAVCRVINKDLGARNAPRMEDPLAFLDDLLNNDDLLNNADLLDNADLPMLMDSPSGADDFAGASSSTSSAALPLEADTEHLTIKMEPPQQMQSPNSFMPATANGNLGGVGYSPYQAMGDQQVAIRRYSKPKAEVASSSALLSPSLGLDTAALAGADTSFLMASSRSYFDLEELFRGEPLMDYSNMWKI